From a region of the Candidatus Zixiibacteriota bacterium genome:
- a CDS encoding thrombospondin type 3 repeat-containing protein produces the protein MYCLPEEDFSVIMFMNTRPADASVYGLIWDFARDTDHDGLIAGYDNCQQVWNADQVDADADGNGDACDNCPSAVNHSQDDLDLDGLGDACDPDIDADGVVNVSDNCDYSANPGQEASDADSLGDACDNCPTIINDDQYDENADGTGDACDGFVHIHIQDLPDTACCLEEFDYTFHGAGGSAPYSWQLIGGDIPFGMSFDGGIAARLHGTPNVLGQYYFTLACSDASPTPKADTVSIVLVVAWGPFRCGDADHSGGISISDVVFLINYIFAGGAVPLPPGAGDADCSGSTNISDAVYLINYIFAGGPQPCAGCP, from the coding sequence ATGTACTGTCTTCCCGAGGAAGACTTCTCTGTCATCATGTTCATGAATACACGGCCCGCCGATGCCAGTGTTTACGGTCTCATCTGGGATTTTGCGCGGGACACCGATCACGATGGCTTGATCGCCGGCTATGACAATTGCCAGCAAGTGTGGAATGCAGATCAGGTGGACGCAGACGCTGACGGCAACGGCGATGCCTGTGACAATTGCCCGAGTGCTGTCAATCATAGTCAGGATGATCTTGACCTGGATGGTTTGGGTGATGCTTGCGATCCGGACATTGACGCCGACGGGGTCGTAAACGTATCGGACAACTGCGATTATTCCGCAAATCCGGGGCAGGAAGCTTCCGATGCCGACAGTCTCGGTGACGCGTGCGACAACTGCCCGACGATCATAAACGACGACCAGTATGACGAGAACGCCGATGGAACCGGCGACGCCTGCGATGGCTTTGTGCACATCCACATCCAGGATCTTCCCGACACTGCCTGCTGTCTCGAGGAATTCGACTACACGTTCCACGGCGCTGGCGGCAGCGCGCCTTACTCCTGGCAGCTCATCGGCGGTGATATCCCGTTCGGAATGAGTTTCGACGGGGGAATCGCGGCGCGGCTGCATGGGACGCCCAATGTTCTTGGCCAGTACTACTTCACACTGGCTTGTTCCGATGCGAGTCCTACCCCGAAGGCCGATACGGTGAGTATTGTACTGGTAGTGGCGTGGGGGCCATTTCGTTGCGGCGATGCCGATCACAGTGGCGGGATTAGTATTTCCGACGTAGTTTTCCTGATCAACTACATCTTCGCGGGCGGCGCGGTCCCCCTGCCGCCGGGAGCAGGGGATGCCGATTGCAGCGGTTCCACTAATATTTCGGATGCGGTCTACCTGATCAACTACATTTTTGCCGGTGGGCCGCAGCCTTGCGCTGGGTGCCCCTGA
- a CDS encoding SufS family cysteine desulfurase: MPLDIAKIKADFPIFAHTERNGRPLTYLDSAATSHKPKSVIDAEVKFYSEEYGTVRRGIYHLSAMATAQYEGVRNLIAEFINAASPTEIVYTRGTTEAINIVASCYGESQFRAGDQVLISEFEHHSNLVPWLMLRDRIGIEIVYVRSTKDWRLDLDDLATKLNSRVRLVAITGMSNVLGTMPDLKAIGKLAHDNGSLFLVDGAQMVPHTGINVQFIDCDFLAFSSHKMLGPSGVGVLYMKRDLADKMLPWQGGGDMIESVFYDRFTSNGLPYKFEAGTPNMAGVIGFGKAIEYINAVGLVNLIMHERETTEYVLRRLLNTDGMEVYGPHSPANRGAVFSFNYKDLHSHDIGSMLDFYNIAIRAGHHCAQPLMGKLGVISTARASFYLYNSKEEIDILLEALVECERYLKHAVR, from the coding sequence ATGCCACTCGACATCGCGAAGATTAAAGCTGACTTCCCGATCTTTGCCCACACCGAGCGCAACGGTCGGCCGCTTACTTACCTCGACTCCGCCGCAACTTCACATAAGCCGAAATCGGTGATCGACGCTGAAGTCAAGTTCTACAGCGAAGAGTACGGCACGGTCCGACGCGGTATTTACCATCTTTCAGCGATGGCCACCGCGCAGTACGAAGGCGTGCGCAATCTGATTGCGGAATTTATCAATGCCGCTTCGCCGACGGAAATCGTCTACACCCGGGGCACGACGGAGGCGATCAACATCGTTGCGAGCTGTTACGGTGAGAGTCAGTTCCGGGCCGGCGATCAAGTGCTCATTTCGGAGTTTGAGCATCATTCGAATCTGGTGCCGTGGCTGATGCTGCGTGATCGCATCGGGATCGAAATCGTATATGTCCGCTCCACCAAGGACTGGCGGCTTGACCTGGATGATCTAGCCACCAAGTTGAATTCGCGCGTCCGGCTGGTCGCGATCACGGGGATGTCAAATGTGCTCGGTACGATGCCTGATCTGAAGGCGATCGGCAAATTGGCGCATGACAACGGCTCGTTGTTTCTGGTTGACGGCGCGCAGATGGTACCGCATACCGGCATCAATGTGCAATTCATCGACTGTGATTTTCTTGCCTTTTCATCGCACAAAATGCTTGGCCCCTCCGGCGTTGGCGTGCTCTACATGAAGCGCGACCTTGCCGATAAGATGCTTCCCTGGCAGGGCGGCGGCGATATGATCGAATCGGTTTTTTACGACCGCTTCACCTCCAACGGCTTGCCGTACAAATTCGAGGCCGGGACGCCGAACATGGCGGGAGTGATCGGGTTCGGCAAGGCGATTGAGTATATCAATGCGGTGGGGCTGGTCAATCTCATCATGCATGAGCGCGAGACCACGGAGTACGTGCTCCGGCGTTTACTAAATACCGACGGCATGGAGGTGTACGGACCCCATTCGCCGGCCAACCGTGGGGCCGTGTTTTCCTTCAATTACAAAGACTTGCACTCCCACGACATCGGCTCGATGCTCGATTTCTACAATATCGCGATTCGTGCCGGCCACCATTGCGCCCAGCCACTGATGGGCAAACTGGGCGTAATATCGACCGCGCGAGCCAGTTTTTACCTTTACAATTCGAAAGAAGAGATCGATATTCTCTTAGAGGCGCTCGTCGAGTGCGAGCGGTATCTGAAGCATGCAGTTAGATGA
- a CDS encoding class I SAM-dependent methyltransferase, with translation MLNRAEIIQAVVNALNARTYLEIGVAHAETLLRVRAATRIGIDPARPSPNIVHAATGVLSDALNFPGARFVLDVGVNAADSFMTVTNLNPPGPRSQQSLKYFQMTSDEFFEQHAREVIAHRGIDVAFVDGLHEWRQAVRDVENCLQYLNDGGVIVMHDCSPNRAIVATPYSELEQARKLPEWDGTWTGDVDRAVLWLRSQRCDLEVQVLDCDWGVGLVRRAETRKPLQLDPNRISSFSYTELAANRRELLNLRAPETLAEFVCELSPIGTAEPAAL, from the coding sequence ATGCTCAATCGGGCGGAAATCATCCAAGCCGTCGTCAATGCACTAAACGCGCGCACCTATCTGGAAATCGGCGTAGCTCACGCGGAGACGCTTCTGCGCGTTCGCGCCGCCACCCGCATCGGTATCGATCCGGCTCGCCCCTCGCCAAATATCGTTCATGCCGCCACCGGCGTGCTCAGCGACGCTCTGAACTTCCCCGGTGCGCGCTTCGTGCTCGATGTCGGTGTGAATGCCGCCGACTCGTTCATGACCGTCACCAATCTCAATCCTCCCGGTCCGCGAAGCCAGCAAAGTCTCAAGTACTTCCAAATGACTTCAGATGAGTTCTTCGAGCAACACGCCCGCGAAGTCATCGCACATCGCGGAATCGATGTTGCTTTCGTCGATGGACTCCACGAATGGCGCCAGGCCGTCCGCGATGTCGAAAACTGTCTGCAATATCTCAATGATGGCGGCGTCATCGTCATGCACGACTGCTCGCCCAATCGCGCGATTGTCGCGACGCCGTATTCTGAACTCGAACAAGCGCGCAAGCTGCCTGAATGGGATGGCACCTGGACTGGCGACGTTGATCGCGCCGTCCTGTGGCTGCGCTCGCAGCGCTGCGACCTGGAGGTGCAAGTGCTCGATTGCGATTGGGGGGTCGGCCTCGTCCGCCGTGCAGAGACTCGGAAGCCACTTCAGCTCGACCCAAATCGCATCTCATCATTCAGCTACACCGAATTGGCTGCCAATCGCCGCGAACTGCTGAATCTGCGAGCCCCGGAAACGCTTGCCGAATTTGTCTGCGAGCTCTCCCCGATTGGCACAGCCGAGCCAGCCGCATTGTAG
- a CDS encoding insulinase family protein gives MNLRSMTLAVLAFMFLTALPVLAGLPSTKVTFENGLQAIFVENHSSPMITSIVFVNAGARYENEFNNGATHFLEHLLFNGTKTKSQEQLDDLIERHGGYINAFTRKDLTAYLVLMPTEYIDYGLDVQS, from the coding sequence GTGAATCTGCGCTCAATGACCCTGGCCGTGCTGGCCTTCATGTTTCTGACTGCGCTCCCGGTGCTGGCGGGGCTGCCTTCAACCAAGGTGACCTTTGAAAATGGCTTGCAGGCGATCTTCGTCGAGAACCATTCTTCGCCGATGATCACCTCGATCGTTTTCGTCAATGCCGGCGCGCGCTACGAAAACGAATTCAATAACGGCGCGACGCACTTCCTGGAGCACCTGTTGTTCAACGGTACCAAGACCAAGTCCCAGGAGCAGCTTGACGATCTCATCGAACGCCACGGCGGCTACATCAACGCCTTTACGCGCAAAGACCTGACCGCCTACCTGGTGCTGATGCCGACGGAGTACATCGACTACGGCCTGGATGTCCAATC
- a CDS encoding sigma 54-interacting transcriptional regulator: MSREVKGSGPDEPLDKRTLFESFVRRDAHYRWPVLVKRPRADAADRSELNRRLRDSYDVARGWRHPHLLAPIDLYEEDDRVHLVYPYFPPEIAAPLTAAVFCTDAARMLEQIAGALEFIHQMGYVHCDLKAENILVQHVGGHRRVLVTDLDFLTPIATAPRAKIFGSPLHIAPEILRDEIVLPQSDFYSLGAMLLLLTQDEPEQARAQLMAAVSGAEAFPNLVASELHDNCRNLAPLITSLLAPQHSERPAHLGRALQPVLADFDLAGYELKLLRCLIRTRLRRFARPLDSPDLIYDFVERASQTFGLHPDLLRAADTAHQQRPLHAFRVLRDLLMTARITRVARFWQIAAPLSEQLRALDRLTSTSAEKEPDRRSLLASALRTRLRGQYLAAVRLMAKLLERMEWWTPAQLDSLRMKHAQVLRMAGFASESSQIYRVLAERNLLSPPKRVLILRNLADGFAIQSSVREQGEALRRGYALARKHGLLAHRLRILERQVWRLAQYGRTPAALARMNRIIDFARRVQLRSSLGYLANGCGSFLSVLGRGKEADDLLTTALREYAEPTDIAYVPLMINLARARSDAGNYRAALDLINQIRQHPMFRRELGMAAIAEDGTLMCYVLLGDFERAEQTLTRLLAIARQRSDVGAVARFFSLSGWLGLRSGQFARALKDLETARRLDDKTFPNYYRCQTYYYLGYVYLLRGDHRQTLALAAEIARLSGKTGSAVEKLDVQLLNALAGTEEGSGDQTDALAAIFREHETNGNHFLACYALFHLLAEGTAATVRTLVADRPAFDEFLENSGAVLAGAVLTHLRALGIRPLLPEQSRLTALKLALARYRSGGFLWPAFRICRDLAAHYQREGRPHIERRYLEETHRIAVQMMNQDLIESCRGQLEALREGTAGKTASDALLAVSTVFRSISDYRTVVQKLLEFCITETGAERGAILVAIEGGGNLRVEAVIDCDDDSLEDILAVSRSVMRTTFESNEPLFVDDASRDARTASRASILQHNILSIACVPLIADGRVAGVLYLDHHSVPGIFHDEERRIIEAIANFAGAVLAHARNLRTVQKQQQEFLAAAAARGASAEFISRNATVQKLLGEVPLIARSGAPVLLYGESGTGKEIIANLLHQHSPYSDGPIITVNCANLHGDMLQSELFGVARGAATGVIPREGKLQSADGGTLFLDEIGDLPLEAQATLLRVLDKKDFTVVGSNRPISIDIRLIAATNRDLAAMVQEQRFRLDFYHRIRAFDLRIPPLREREDDIELLFAHYFEVMAPGRGYHLTAAALKKCLQYSWPGNVRELIRTVERIIGLFPAGPVRPEMLGTDIVGAAAVAPSNFQRSWEQVERDELIRVLKKHKLNQSAAARELGLSLSTFRRRLKKHGIDPDNPR; the protein is encoded by the coding sequence ATGTCTCGCGAAGTAAAGGGAAGCGGACCTGACGAACCGCTCGACAAACGAACACTGTTTGAGTCGTTCGTCCGCCGCGATGCACACTATCGTTGGCCGGTTCTGGTCAAGCGCCCCCGGGCCGATGCTGCCGATCGGTCCGAGCTGAATCGTCGTCTGCGCGACAGCTACGACGTCGCCCGCGGCTGGCGTCACCCACACTTGTTGGCACCAATCGACCTGTACGAAGAGGACGATCGCGTCCATCTGGTTTACCCTTATTTTCCGCCGGAAATCGCCGCACCCCTGACGGCCGCGGTGTTCTGCACTGACGCCGCTCGAATGCTGGAACAGATTGCCGGCGCGCTTGAGTTTATCCATCAGATGGGCTATGTTCACTGCGACCTGAAGGCGGAAAACATCTTGGTACAGCACGTCGGAGGGCACCGGCGGGTGCTCGTCACCGACCTGGACTTCCTGACGCCGATTGCCACCGCGCCGCGGGCCAAGATCTTTGGATCGCCGCTGCACATTGCGCCGGAAATCTTGCGCGACGAAATCGTGCTGCCGCAATCCGACTTCTATTCGCTGGGAGCGATGCTGCTCTTGCTGACCCAGGACGAACCGGAACAAGCGCGGGCGCAATTGATGGCCGCCGTCTCCGGCGCAGAAGCGTTCCCGAATCTGGTCGCATCCGAACTTCACGACAACTGCCGCAATCTTGCGCCGCTGATCACGTCGCTGCTTGCGCCGCAACACAGCGAACGGCCGGCGCATTTGGGCCGGGCCCTGCAACCGGTGTTGGCAGATTTCGACCTCGCTGGTTACGAGTTGAAGCTACTGCGTTGCCTCATCCGCACGCGACTGCGTCGCTTTGCGCGGCCGTTGGACTCGCCGGATTTGATCTACGATTTTGTCGAGCGCGCGAGCCAGACGTTTGGCTTGCATCCCGATCTCCTCCGCGCAGCTGACACGGCCCACCAGCAGCGTCCGCTCCATGCGTTCCGGGTGCTGCGCGACTTGCTGATGACGGCACGAATCACGCGCGTGGCGCGATTCTGGCAGATTGCTGCACCGCTGTCCGAGCAATTGCGCGCGCTGGATCGGCTAACTTCGACGTCGGCGGAAAAGGAGCCCGACCGCCGGTCGCTACTGGCATCAGCATTGCGAACGCGATTGCGCGGGCAGTACCTGGCAGCCGTGCGACTTATGGCAAAACTGCTGGAGCGGATGGAGTGGTGGACACCGGCGCAGTTGGACAGTCTGCGCATGAAGCACGCACAGGTGCTGCGCATGGCGGGATTCGCGAGCGAGAGCAGCCAGATTTATCGTGTCTTGGCAGAAAGAAATCTGCTCTCACCGCCGAAACGCGTGCTCATACTGCGCAATCTGGCGGACGGATTTGCTATCCAGTCCAGCGTTCGCGAGCAGGGTGAAGCACTCCGGCGCGGTTATGCGCTGGCGCGGAAACATGGCCTATTGGCGCATCGTCTCCGCATTCTGGAAAGGCAGGTCTGGCGCCTGGCGCAATACGGCCGCACTCCCGCGGCTTTGGCGCGCATGAACCGGATCATCGACTTCGCCCGACGCGTTCAACTGCGCAGCTCCCTGGGCTACCTGGCCAACGGTTGCGGCAGTTTTCTGTCGGTTCTGGGCCGTGGAAAGGAAGCAGACGACCTCTTGACGACCGCACTCAGAGAATATGCGGAACCGACGGATATTGCCTACGTCCCGCTGATGATCAACCTTGCGCGTGCCCGGTCTGATGCCGGGAACTATCGGGCGGCCCTGGACCTGATCAACCAGATTCGACAACATCCCATGTTTCGACGCGAGTTGGGGATGGCAGCGATCGCCGAGGACGGCACACTGATGTGTTATGTCCTCCTGGGCGACTTTGAGCGCGCCGAGCAGACGCTGACGCGGCTGTTGGCTATTGCGCGCCAGCGCTCCGACGTAGGAGCAGTGGCCCGCTTCTTCTCCCTTTCTGGTTGGTTGGGATTGCGGAGCGGTCAGTTTGCACGGGCACTCAAGGACCTCGAAACGGCAAGAAGGCTCGACGACAAAACGTTTCCGAACTACTATCGCTGTCAGACTTACTACTATCTTGGCTATGTTTACCTTCTCCGTGGGGATCACCGGCAGACCCTTGCTCTGGCGGCCGAAATAGCGCGTCTGAGCGGGAAGACCGGTTCTGCGGTCGAAAAGCTTGACGTCCAGCTACTCAACGCCCTTGCCGGGACCGAAGAAGGCTCAGGCGACCAGACTGACGCTCTGGCCGCCATCTTTCGCGAACATGAAACCAACGGCAATCACTTCCTGGCCTGCTACGCCCTCTTTCACCTGCTGGCGGAGGGTACTGCCGCGACCGTGCGGACTTTGGTTGCCGACCGCCCGGCGTTCGACGAGTTTCTGGAAAACTCCGGCGCTGTGCTGGCCGGTGCCGTCTTAACCCACTTGCGTGCGCTGGGCATTCGTCCGCTCTTGCCGGAGCAATCACGGCTGACGGCGTTGAAACTGGCGCTGGCCCGCTATCGCAGCGGCGGTTTCCTCTGGCCGGCATTCCGCATCTGCCGGGATTTGGCGGCGCACTATCAACGCGAAGGACGGCCCCACATTGAGCGGCGCTACCTTGAAGAGACGCACCGAATCGCCGTGCAAATGATGAACCAGGATCTGATTGAATCTTGCCGGGGTCAACTGGAGGCGCTAAGGGAAGGAACTGCCGGCAAGACCGCCAGTGACGCGCTGCTGGCTGTCTCCACGGTCTTCCGTTCAATCTCGGATTATCGCACGGTCGTTCAGAAATTGCTCGAATTTTGCATTACCGAAACCGGGGCGGAACGCGGGGCGATTCTGGTGGCGATCGAAGGCGGCGGAAATCTGCGGGTCGAGGCGGTGATCGATTGCGACGACGACAGCTTGGAGGACATCCTTGCCGTCAGCCGTTCGGTGATGCGCACAACTTTTGAAAGCAATGAGCCCCTGTTCGTCGATGACGCTTCTCGCGACGCGCGGACCGCCAGTCGCGCCAGCATTCTGCAGCACAACATTCTGTCGATTGCCTGCGTGCCGCTCATTGCCGATGGCCGCGTCGCCGGCGTGCTGTATCTCGACCATCATAGCGTACCCGGCATTTTCCACGACGAAGAGCGACGGATTATCGAAGCGATCGCCAACTTCGCCGGCGCCGTCCTGGCCCATGCCCGCAATCTGCGCACTGTCCAGAAACAACAGCAGGAGTTCCTCGCGGCTGCCGCCGCGCGCGGGGCCTCCGCCGAATTCATCTCGAGAAACGCCACTGTTCAGAAGCTATTGGGCGAAGTGCCGCTGATCGCCCGCTCCGGGGCACCAGTACTGCTTTACGGCGAAAGCGGAACCGGCAAGGAGATTATCGCCAACCTGCTACACCAGCATTCGCCCTATTCCGACGGCCCGATCATAACGGTCAATTGCGCAAATCTGCATGGCGACATGCTGCAGAGTGAGTTGTTTGGGGTGGCTCGCGGTGCCGCGACCGGCGTGATACCGCGAGAGGGCAAGCTTCAGTCTGCCGACGGCGGGACGCTATTCCTCGATGAAATTGGCGACCTGCCGCTGGAGGCCCAGGCGACTCTCCTGCGCGTACTGGACAAGAAGGACTTTACCGTCGTCGGCAGCAATCGGCCGATCAGCATCGACATCCGCTTGATCGCCGCAACCAACCGCGACCTCGCGGCCATGGTCCAAGAGCAACGCTTCCGTCTCGACTTCTACCACCGGATCCGTGCCTTCGATCTGCGCATACCGCCGCTGCGCGAACGCGAGGATGACATCGAACTTCTCTTTGCTCACTATTTCGAAGTCATGGCGCCCGGCAGGGGATATCACCTGACTGCCGCAGCATTAAAGAAGTGTCTGCAATACTCCTGGCCCGGCAATGTCCGCGAGTTGATTCGAACCGTCGAGCGGATCATCGGCCTCTTTCCGGCCGGACCGGTTCGACCGGAGATGTTGGGAACCGACATCGTCGGCGCCGCGGCTGTTGCTCCGAGCAATTTCCAGCGATCATGGGAGCAGGTCGAACGCGACGAGCTGATTCGAGTGCTCAAGAAGCACAAACTCAACCAGTCCGCGGCCGCTCGCGAACTGGGCCTTTCCCTTTCAACATTCCGGCGCCGTCTCAAGAAACACGGCATCGATCCAGACAACCCGCGTTAA
- the recA gene encoding recombinase RecA, whose protein sequence is MAGDGKAKALDAALSQIEKQFGKGSIMRLGALGAIEPIPVISTGSLTLDLALGIGGVPRGRVIELYGPESSGKTTLALHIIAQAQKAGGTVAFIDAEHALDAAYAKKLGVDTDNMLISQPDTGEQALEITETLVRSGAVDCIVIDSVAALVPKAEIDGEMGDSHMGLQARLMSQALRKLTGTVSKSKTCVVFINQIRMKIGVMFGNPETTTGGNALKFYSSVRMDIRRISSLKEGDEVIGSRVRVRVVKNKVAPPFKEAEFDIMFGTGINYEGELLDIGTTLNLIQKSGTWFSYGDERMGQGRENARAFLINNPDIKEKLKASILEKVGLASNGHKEE, encoded by the coding sequence ATGGCCGGCGACGGTAAAGCCAAAGCGCTCGATGCGGCGCTGTCACAGATAGAAAAACAATTCGGCAAGGGCTCGATCATGCGACTCGGCGCGCTCGGTGCGATCGAACCGATCCCGGTGATTTCGACCGGTTCGCTCACCCTGGATCTGGCGCTCGGGATCGGCGGTGTTCCGCGCGGGCGCGTGATCGAACTCTATGGCCCGGAATCCTCCGGCAAGACGACCCTCGCCCTGCACATCATCGCGCAGGCTCAGAAGGCCGGTGGGACGGTGGCGTTTATCGATGCTGAGCATGCGCTCGATGCCGCTTATGCCAAGAAGCTCGGCGTCGACACCGACAACATGCTCATCTCCCAGCCCGATACCGGCGAACAGGCGCTGGAAATTACCGAGACCCTGGTGCGCTCGGGCGCGGTTGACTGCATTGTCATCGACTCGGTCGCGGCGCTGGTACCCAAGGCCGAGATCGACGGCGAAATGGGCGATTCGCACATGGGCTTGCAGGCGCGGCTGATGTCGCAGGCACTGCGCAAACTCACCGGTACGGTCTCCAAGTCGAAGACCTGCGTCGTCTTCATCAACCAGATTCGCATGAAAATCGGCGTCATGTTCGGCAATCCCGAAACCACGACCGGCGGCAATGCGCTCAAGTTCTATTCCTCGGTGCGCATGGATATCCGCCGCATTTCCTCGTTGAAAGAGGGCGATGAAGTGATCGGCAGCCGCGTGCGCGTGCGCGTGGTCAAGAACAAGGTGGCGCCGCCGTTCAAGGAGGCCGAGTTCGACATCATGTTCGGCACCGGCATCAACTACGAGGGCGAATTGCTCGATATCGGCACGACGCTGAATTTGATCCAGAAGAGCGGGACCTGGTTCTCTTACGGCGACGAACGCATGGGTCAGGGCCGCGAAAACGCGCGGGCGTTCCTGATCAACAACCCGGATATCAAGGAGAAACTCAAAGCTTCGATCCTCGAGAAAGTCGGGTTGGCCAGCAACGGGCATAAAGAGGAGTAG
- a CDS encoding NmrA family NAD(P)-binding protein translates to MATLVIGGTGRVGSLIVSNLLDRGEAVALLTRSAERAATAPAGAQAVVGNLADPPSLQGIFSGCDRLMLITASHPDETVHGQNAVRAAKKAGVRKIVYSSVIMPPGSQVIPNFAAKIPIETAVRESGVPFTILRPSSFFQNDLWYQDAMLQFGVYPQPIGPLGLPRIDIRDIADGAVNALLSTKLDGKTIHLCCPDILNGKDTARIWSEHLKTEINYMGDDLDQWGQAAAQFMPGWMVHDLKIMYGFFQKNQFKIEAREAADAESAIGHSPRRYPDFVTETAAVWRAGR, encoded by the coding sequence ATGGCGACTCTTGTAATCGGGGGTACCGGTCGAGTTGGAAGTCTGATCGTTTCGAATTTGTTGGATCGCGGCGAGGCTGTTGCTTTACTCACGCGCTCGGCCGAGCGGGCTGCCACGGCGCCGGCCGGTGCGCAGGCGGTTGTCGGCAACCTCGCCGATCCACCAAGTCTGCAGGGGATCTTCTCCGGCTGCGACAGGCTAATGCTGATCACGGCCTCGCATCCTGACGAAACCGTGCATGGACAGAATGCCGTACGCGCGGCCAAGAAGGCCGGCGTGCGGAAGATCGTATATTCATCTGTGATCATGCCTCCCGGTTCGCAGGTGATCCCGAATTTCGCCGCCAAGATCCCAATCGAGACAGCGGTGCGTGAATCGGGTGTCCCCTTCACGATCCTGCGCCCGAGCAGCTTTTTCCAGAACGATCTATGGTACCAAGACGCGATGCTGCAGTTTGGCGTCTACCCGCAGCCGATCGGCCCGCTCGGATTACCGCGCATTGACATCCGCGACATCGCTGATGGCGCAGTCAACGCGCTGCTGAGCACCAAGCTCGACGGCAAGACGATCCATCTCTGCTGCCCCGACATCCTGAATGGCAAAGACACCGCGCGCATCTGGAGCGAGCATCTCAAAACCGAAATCAATTACATGGGTGATGATCTTGATCAATGGGGGCAGGCGGCCGCGCAGTTCATGCCGGGGTGGATGGTGCATGATCTCAAGATTATGTATGGGTTCTTCCAGAAGAACCAGTTCAAGATCGAAGCACGAGAAGCTGCGGATGCAGAATCAGCCATCGGTCACTCGCCACGGCGTTATCCGGATTTCGTCACCGAAACGGCAGCAGTCTGGAGAGCTGGTCGATAG
- a CDS encoding SUF system NifU family Fe-S cluster assembly protein, giving the protein MQLDDLYRDVIVDHYNHPRNYGKPEKSDIVVEGKNPVCGDEITIYLNVKDGVIADVHFEGKGCSISIASASVMTESLIGKNLEEAKIVLDDFNNMLRGEACERCENYSDAVAFQGVTKFPVRVKCALLAWKTVEGAINGNSHK; this is encoded by the coding sequence ATGCAGTTAGATGATCTCTACCGCGACGTCATCGTCGATCACTACAATCATCCGCGTAATTACGGCAAGCCGGAAAAGTCCGATATCGTCGTTGAAGGCAAGAATCCGGTCTGCGGCGACGAGATCACGATCTACCTCAACGTCAAGGACGGCGTGATCGCCGACGTTCATTTTGAGGGCAAAGGCTGCTCAATCTCCATTGCCTCCGCCTCGGTGATGACTGAGTCGCTGATCGGCAAGAACCTGGAAGAGGCAAAGATCGTACTGGACGATTTCAACAACATGCTGCGCGGCGAGGCTTGCGAACGGTGCGAAAACTACTCTGACGCCGTCGCCTTCCAGGGCGTCACCAAGTTCCCGGTGCGAGTCAAATGTGCACTCCTCGCCTGGAAGACGGTTGAGGGCGCGATCAACGGCAACAGCCACAAGTAA